The Apodemus sylvaticus chromosome 22, mApoSyl1.1, whole genome shotgun sequence genome includes a region encoding these proteins:
- the Tmem119 gene encoding transmembrane protein 119: protein MVPWSLLSLLLLARPAPGVAYSVSLPASFLEDVAGSGEAEGSSASSPSLLPPRTPPFSPTPGRPQPTALDGPVPPTNLLDGIMDFFRQYVMLIAVVGSLTFLVMFLVCAALITRQKHKATAYYPSSFPEKKYVDQRDRAGGPRAFSEVPDRAPDSRPEEGLDSSQQLQADILAATQNLRSPARALPGSGEGTKPAKGGSEEEEEVLGGQEEAQEAPVCGVTEEKLGAPEESASAEAEGVPAASEGQWGPEGSLSLAPESQGAAGAPESPCACSRVPPSV, encoded by the coding sequence ATGGTCCCCTggtccctcctgtctctgctgctgctCGCGAGGCCAGCGCCTGGGGTGGCTTACTCTGTGTCACTTCCGGCCTCCTTCCTGGAGGATGTAGCCGGCAGTGGGGAAGCTGAGGGTTCTTCAGCCTCTTCCCCAAGCCTGCTGCCGCCCCGGACTCCACCCTTCAGTCCCACACCGGGGAGACCCCAGCCCACAGCTCTGGACGGCCCCGTGCCACCCACCAACCTCCTGGATGGGATCATGGACTTCTTCCGCCAGTACGTGATGCTCATCGCGGTGGTGGGCTCGTTGACCTTCCTCGTCATGTTCCTAGTTTGCGCGGCACTCATTACGCGCCAGAAGCACAAGGCCACAGCCTACTACCCATCCTCTTTCCCTGAAAAGAAGTATGTGGACCAGAGAGACCGGGCTGGGGGACCCCGTGCCTTCAGCGAGGTCCCCGACAGGGCACCTGACAGCCGGCCGGAAGAGGGCCTGGACTCCTCACAGCAGCTCCAGGCTGACATTCTGGCTGCCACCCAGAACCTCCGCTCTCCAGCTAGAGCCCTGCCAGGCAGTGGGGAGGGCACAAAGCCAGCGAAGGGCGggtcggaggaggaggaggaggtgctcGGCGGTCAGGAGGAGGCCCAGGAAGCCCCAGTATGTGGGGTCACTGAAGAGAAGCTGGGGGCCCCAGAAGAGTCAGCCTCGGCAGAAGCTGAAGGCGTTCCTGCCGCCAGTGAGGGCCAGTGGGGACCAGAAGGGTCTCTCTCCTTAGCCCCGGAATCCCAGGGAGCAGCCGGAGCTCCTGAAAGTCCCTGTGCCTGCAGCAGAGTCCCCCCCAGTGTCTAA